The Carassius carassius chromosome 34, fCarCar2.1, whole genome shotgun sequence genome has a segment encoding these proteins:
- the LOC132114638 gene encoding synaptophysin-like — translation MDIVNQLVAGGQFRVLKVPLGFIKVLEWVFAIFAFSTCGSYSGSFKMSVECRYRSDSNLKINVEFEYPFRLHQVYFDAPTCKNGQTERFFLVGDYSSSAEFFVTIGVFAFLYSMAALSVYVFAFEKYRENNKGPLIDFGVTCVFTFMWLVSSAAWAKGLSDVKTATDPEEVQQLIPACEQEGNQCREVHDPVMSGLNTSVVFGFLNLILWTGNLWFVFKETGIIAPFMRQQPAQEKQPAPDSFAQGGYEQRDPYAGSQGGYQPDYSQPGYNQGGDYVQGGYEQQGAPTSFSNQM, via the exons ATGGATATTGTAAATCAG TTGGTTGCCGGTGGGCAGTTCAGAGTGCTGAAAGTCCCATTGGGCTTCATCAAAGTCTTAGAATgg gTGTTTGCCATATTTGCATTCTCCACCTGTGGGAGCTACTCCGGCTCCTTCAAGATGAGCGTGGAGTGCAGATACAGATCAGACAGTAACCTGAAAATAAATGTGGAGTTTGAGTATCCCTTCAG GCTTCATCAAGTGTATTTTGATGCCCCCACCTGCAAGAATGGCCAAACTGAACGTTTCTTCCTGGTTGGGGATTACTCATCCTCTGCAGAGTTCTTTGTCACCATAGGCGTTTTTGCATTCCTGTATTCCATGGCAGCTCTCAGCGTCTATGTCTTTGCCTTTGAGAAGTACCGTGAGAACAATAAAGGACCACTGATT GATTTTGGTGTGACGTGTGTATTCACCTTCATGTGGCTGGTGAGCTCGGCAGCATGGGCGAAGGGTTTGTCTGATGTCAAGACAGCTACAGACCCAGAGGAGGTTCAACAACTTATCCCCGCTTGTGAACAGGAAGGCAACCAATGCCGTGAAGTTCACGACCCCGTCATGTCTGGTCTTAATACTTCTGTG gtCTTTGGCTTCCTCAACCTGATTTTGTGGACAGGTAACCTGTGGTTTGTATTCAAGGAGACTGGGATCATCGCACCATTTATGCGTCAGCAGCCTGCCCAGGAGAAGCAGCCCGCCCCTGATTCCTTCGCCCAGGGAGGTTATGAGCAGCGGGACCCATACGCTGGCTCCCAGGGTGGCTACCAGCCCGATTACAGCCAGCCAGGTTACAATCAGGGTGGAGACTACGTTCAGGGCGGATATGAACAGCAGGGGGCACCCACCTCCTTTTCCAACCAGATGTGA